The following nucleotide sequence is from Bacteroidota bacterium.
AGCGAGAAGGGGGCTCAGGGCTTGATGCAAATCATGCCCGGAACGCAGGAATACGTTGTGAGAGTTCTCGAAATCGACAATGCGGTTGAACCACGGAACAACATCAGGGCGGGAATCTTCTACCTGAGCCGTCTCTACAGGTACTTTGAGGATGCCGACGAGAACGACCGGCTGCGTCTCACTCTCGCTGCATATAATGCCGGTCCCGGAAGGGTCTTCGATGCCCAAGAAGTTGCACGGTATCTGAACAGTGACCCGACACGCTGGCAGTCGGTACGGGACGCGTTACCCTTACTTTCGAGCCGGTACTACACATTACACGAAAATGTGTGGCCTGAAAGGAGACCGAAATCCGGTTCGTTTGGCGGACACCGGGAAACGGTAACGTACGTAGAGAAGATCATGAACTATTACGACGAGTATCGCTTGGTATTGGATTAGTCGAGAGAGGAAGTGTACTAAGCGCAGGCGCCCGCCAAAAGCGGGCGCTTTTTTTTGCTCTTCGGCTGAAGTTACGGAAGGAGAATAGCGCACGCAAGAACCGTCGTCCAGATGCCATCCTTGTGGCCTTCTGCCGACTGTGTGACGTTGTATGTTTTGACGATCTTGCCGCTCATTTTATACTGCTTTTCACGTTCGTCCCATGCAATGTTGGGGTCGAACTCGACTCCAAGTGTTGTTGCCAGCATTGTTGCCGCCAGGTCTTCGGCATAGTCGCCTGCCCGTTCATCGGTTTCGCCGAAGGGATGGTGTTCGGAAAGATATCCGTACTGGTTTGGGTCTGCCGGCTGGGCCACGCCAATGGATGCCGCGATTAATCTGTTCGGCTCATTTGTCGCATTGCGGGCCATGACGGCAAATGTAATCTGACCGGGCTGGAGCAGCCGTAGTCCATCATCAGCCGGAATGCGTTTGCAGTTCGGCGGATAGATGCTTGAAACCGTTACCAGATTGCATTTCTCTATGCGGGCATCCCGCAACGCAAGCTCGAAGGATTGCAAATAGTCCTTGTGTCGGCCCACTCCCTTCGTGAAAAACATCTTACCCGGAACGTACACGTTCTCATCTCCATTCTGATAGTAAATAAATAGAATTGCAGTTGATTACTCTGCTTTGATTACCTTGAGGAACTTCCTTTTTCCAACTTTAACAATCACGCCTGTTCGAATCGTGACAACCGCCTTGTCGCTGTCGATCCTCACCCCGTCGATACTCACGCCGCCTTGTTCGATCATCCGCCGGGCCTCGCCGT
It contains:
- a CDS encoding arginine decarboxylase, pyruvoyl-dependent is translated as MFFTKGVGRHKDYLQSFELALRDARIEKCNLVTVSSIYPPNCKRIPADDGLRLLQPGQITFAVMARNATNEPNRLIAASIGVAQPADPNQYGYLSEHHPFGETDERAGDYAEDLAATMLATTLGVEFDPNIAWDEREKQYKMSGKIVKTYNVTQSAEGHKDGIWTTVLACAILLP
- a CDS encoding transglycosylase SLT domain-containing protein, producing MERHSNILLAFAALVLVGCTPTTESVVKRAGVVDGIEGVGVGFANVVASPDAGSVANTPKLDWASRNIIRSYGDTIKKYSERYGFDWRLTLSVMKAESSFIDSAESEKGAQGLMQIMPGTQEYVVRVLEIDNAVEPRNNIRAGIFYLSRLYRYFEDADENDRLRLTLAAYNAGPGRVFDAQEVARYLNSDPTRWQSVRDALPLLSSRYYTLHENVWPERRPKSGSFGGHRETVTYVEKIMNYYDEYRLVLD